GACCCGTGGCGGAAGGCTGGAAGCGGTGTCCTCTCCGGGTTGCATCGCGCCACTATGGTCCGCCTGGCGATAGAGGGTGACGAGCGCTTTGGCCTCGATGAGCGCGAGGTGCGCCAGGAGGGCCCCAGTTACACGTCCGTGACGCTCTCAGAGCTGCGCCGGGAAGCCGGCGATTCGAGCAGGCTCTTTTTCCTCCTCGGCGAAGACGCGCTCGAGGACATGGCGTACTGGCACGAGCCGGAAGTGATTCTAGAGATGGCAACACTGGCCGTGGCGCCGAGATTGGTCACGCCAGTGCCCGCGCCGCCCCGGCACGTCAAGCGCAAAGCGCTGGAGTTGCCCCCATATGAGCGGATCGACATGCCCTATATCGGGATCAGCTCCACCGACCTGCGGGCGCGAGTGAGTCGCGGCGAGAGCCTGAAGTACCTCGTCCCGGATAGCGTCGACCGTTACATCAGGGAGAACCAGCTGTATCGATAGGCTGGCTGTCCATCATCCCCCTGCTGGCGTGACGCGCGCGACCCGGGCCGGTCCGCTGCCGCCACTCTTCCGGCGCCTTGCCGAGGATGACTGAGACGCGCGGAATGGGCGGGAAGAGAAAAGGCCGCAGGTGGGCGTTCTCTACCCACTCGAACCCGGAAGACGTTGCGGCCGCAGCAATGTCGGCGAAGCTTCTCAGGTTGCAGGACTCGACGCCACGGGTGAGCAGCCACCGATGCCAGCGGTTCAAGGACTCGGAGCGAGTTGGACCGAACTCCCAGAGGAGAGCCAGGCCGCCGGCCTTCAGGACTCGATGCATCTCCCTCAACAGGCGGACGAGCCCGGCGTCGTCCAGGTGCTTGATCAGGTAACTCGACGTCACCACATCGAACAGCTCACTACGAAAAGGCAAACTCAAAGCTGAGCCCTGGACTAACGAGATGTCCGGGGACATAGCCCTGGCGCTGTCCCGGCGCGCGCGGCGTAACATCTCGGGCGAAAGGTCGATCCCTACAGGAGGTTTTTCGAACCTGACTCGCGAAGCCAGGACCTGCAGGAGGCTTGCCCGCCCGCAACCGACGTCGAGCAGGCGCTGATCCGCCCGTAGTCGCAGTAGCCGGTCAAGCCGAAAGACCGGTGTGTTGACGAACATGGAACCGGGTACGGAGGCAAAGAACTCGTAGGCTTTCCCGCTCAGGGACCTTCCTTGCAGCCAGCGGTCGTACTGGCGGGCGGTTAGTGACTCGCTCA
This genomic window from Dehalococcoidia bacterium contains:
- a CDS encoding class I SAM-dependent methyltransferase — protein: SESLTARQYDRWLQGRSLSGKAYEFFASVPGSMFVNTPVFRLDRLLRLRADQRLLDVGCGRASLLQVLASRVRFEKPPVGIDLSPEMLRRARRDSARAMSPDISLVQGSALSLPFRSELFDVVTSSYLIKHLDDAGLVRLLREMHRVLKAGGLALLWEFGPTRSESLNRWHRWLLTRGVESCNLRSFADIAAAATSSGFEWVENAHLRPFLFPPIPRVSVILGKAPEEWRQRTGPGRARHASRGMMDSQPIDTAGSP
- the nadD gene encoding nicotinate-nucleotide adenylyltransferase — its product is MRLGVLGGTFNPIHVGHLILAHCAAVQLGLDRVLFLPAGDPWRKAGSGVLSGLHRATMVRLAIEGDERFGLDEREVRQEGPSYTSVTLSELRREAGDSSRLFFLLGEDALEDMAYWHEPEVILEMATLAVAPRLVTPVPAPPRHVKRKALELPPYERIDMPYIGISSTDLRARVSRGESLKYLVPDSVDRYIRENQLYR